A genomic segment from Aegilops tauschii subsp. strangulata cultivar AL8/78 chromosome 1, Aet v6.0, whole genome shotgun sequence encodes:
- the LOC141028027 gene encoding uncharacterized protein: MSCLKDVPTLRGDNHTEWRKKVELAFVCADLDWVLDEPQPVRPTEPVREATDDDAAWTKKRGDYAPLEMSYIIENEKWVNANKKCMSFIKNTIESAIVGSIAECTFAGELLSKIKSQFTGSSKIYATQVLEQLVTERYTGGSHGIREHILRMSNMAMAAKLQPMDADLEIKPVLLVHLVMASLPKEFEAFVVKYNMSPGTWDIEKTIAMCVQEEDRLKASHDGTLNYVKGHKKKNYNQNNKSSPSKPQGKASYQHQRQQQPFPVDKDNCLHCKKTGHYKKDCPDC; this comes from the coding sequence ATGAGTTGCCTAAAAGATGTCCCGACACTCAGAGGTGACAATCACACTGAGTGGAGGAAGAAAGTTGAACTGGCATTTGTCTGTGCTGATCTGGACTGGGTTCTGGATGAACCACAGCCGGTCAGACCTACAGAGCCAGTAAGAGAGGCCACTGATGATGATGCTGCGTGGACTAAAAAGAGGGGGGATTATGCTCCTTTGGAGATGTCCTACATCATAGAAAACGAAAAGTGGGTCAATGCAAACAAAAAGTGCATGTCCTTTATAAAGAATACAATTGAGAGCGCCATTGTGGGCTCCATTGCAGAGTGCACTTTCGCAGGGGAGTTGCTTTCAAAGATAAAGAGCCAGTTCACTGGCTCTTCAAAGATATATGCCACCCAGGTGTTAGAGCAACTGGTGACAGAACGCTACACAGGTGGTAGTCATGGAATAAGAGAGCACATCCTCAGGATGAGCAATATGGCAATGGCAGCAAAGCTCCAGCCCATGGATGCGGATTTGGAGATCAAACCAGTGCTCCTGGTCCACCTTGTCATGGCTTCACTGCCGAAGGAGTTTGAAGCTTTTGTTGTGAAGTACAACATGTCACCTGGAACATGGGACATTGAAAAGACAATAGCAATGTGTGTCCAAGAAGAGGACAGACTCAAAGCCTCACATGATGGTACACTCAACTATGTGAAGGGTCACAAGAAAAAGAAttacaatcaaaacaacaaaagTTCTCCTTCAAAGCCACAAGGAAAAGCTTCCTATCAGCATCAGCGTCAGCAACAGCCTTTCCCAGTGGACAAAGACAATTGTCTCCACTGTAAGAAGACCGGGCATTACAAGAAAGACTGTCCTGATTGCTAA